A window of the Dyadobacter pollutisoli genome harbors these coding sequences:
- a CDS encoding RNA polymerase sigma factor: MSYLTVYDEREVILKIVGGDERAFRSFFNQYHQLLATHIFRITKSRELTEEVVQDVFLKIWSKRECLLEINDFRSYLSAASRNQALSALKKLAEERAMILDINWTTIEDEIEGDNEVSEHPQWIDEAIDQLPNQQRTVYLLSRHENLKYHEIASRLNISRETVKTYLQLASKSITKYLQRKLFGGFLWIILLFF; encoded by the coding sequence ATGTCGTATCTAACCGTCTACGATGAGAGAGAAGTAATCCTTAAAATTGTTGGAGGAGATGAGAGAGCGTTCCGCTCGTTCTTTAATCAATATCATCAGCTACTAGCAACACATATTTTCCGAATTACCAAGTCGAGGGAATTAACCGAGGAAGTTGTCCAGGACGTTTTCCTTAAAATATGGTCAAAGAGGGAGTGCTTGCTGGAAATAAACGATTTTCGCTCTTATCTAAGTGCAGCGTCGAGGAATCAGGCGTTGAGCGCATTGAAAAAACTTGCCGAGGAACGGGCTATGATCCTGGACATCAACTGGACTACGATCGAAGATGAAATAGAAGGCGACAACGAGGTTTCCGAGCATCCTCAATGGATAGACGAAGCCATTGATCAGCTGCCGAACCAGCAGCGTACGGTATATCTGCTAAGCCGTCATGAAAACCTCAAATACCATGAAATTGCCTCGCGGTTGAATATTTCCCGCGAGACGGTTAAAACCTATCTGCAATTAGCGAGCAAATCCATCACAAAATATCTTCAAAGAAAGCTGTTTGGTGGTTTTCTTTGGATTATATTACTTTTTTTTTAA
- a CDS encoding TonB-dependent receptor, protein MKLITMLLVLAIPQLWASGYSQKITLEKDNISLEAALKAVESQTPYLFLYDKMEVPVHTKVTVKVTNGTIEQVLNQIFAGLPLTYKIFDRNVVIRTEEKSKVPVNKSNVDTESKKAEDIRIKGKVVDESQSPLPGANILLKGSQKGAVTDVDGHFEIDVPTTQSVLVFSFVGYLTVEKVVNNQTILDIVLMQDKKHLEELVVVGYGSQKKVTLTGSVSTISSEKVKNNPIANVSQALQGTIAGATVTNTNTPGGDSKIRIRGLSTINNNNPLWIVDGVPRTGGINQLSPSEIESVTVLKDASATAIYGARGANGVILVTTIKGRKSQPVEVSFSARIGTMKNFKRYDMLNTQEYAELLWMQAKNSGIKPSHPIFGSGETPHLPQYLIPAGADQVDESQYNRFTYPITKFNHAGTDWYKEILNSGFTRDYSLSIVGGTENTVYGFAASALKEDGMVKMTGFDRYNVRSNISFNVTKWLEIGESFGLSYTNDSGLQTQNSEGSIFGQLLDVAELMPVYDIRGNWAPLTRLTGIQANLYHPLAELDYYKDSETQNLTFIGNMYARANLTKNLAVKSQYGLNYGYTHTKTPLEINPESYIARAFPELSESYNKAYTWNWVNTMEYKNTFRGKHTLDILAGSEALGSVSQSLGASRNRFLTTTPSYWVIDAGEGNIQNSGTMSDWSTFSLFGRVNYDFKDKYLLTLTLRRDGSSRFGTNNRYGMFPAMSAGWVLSDESFINSKTQSWLNFAKLRLSWGKSGNDQIGNYNSFTTFNQSRDMSYYPINGNNNELTTGFQSAVFGNPNAKWETTATTNVGLDLTLFNNFFVELDLWQRSTRDMLYQVSIPMVNGQATVPSVNIGDMDNRGVDLQIDYRNQSKNAQIKYNVGMSVTHYRNKIVKLSENDAEVIIGGAIRDQIYTRAQIGTSFPQFFGYQVDGIFQTTQEVAEHPAFGNYNAPGRFKFRDVNNDGIIDDKDRTYVGNPHPDLTIGLNGNVQYKNFDLGLSFYASLGNDIMNVNRRALDFNLFQKNRSKRRLYESWGSPYLASNADAKMPIAEVNDVTSQLPSSYYVEDGSFLRFQSAQLGFTVPKKLLSKIAMRELRLSAMVTNLFTITRYSGLDPQIQTSDSSFGVDIGEWPTPRRFVIGLNFKF, encoded by the coding sequence ATGAAATTAATCACAATGCTGCTGGTATTGGCTATACCCCAGTTATGGGCGTCTGGTTATAGCCAAAAAATAACGCTGGAGAAAGATAACATCTCACTGGAAGCGGCATTGAAGGCTGTTGAGAGCCAAACCCCATATTTGTTTTTGTATGACAAGATGGAAGTACCTGTTCATACGAAAGTGACAGTGAAGGTGACCAACGGCACGATCGAACAGGTCTTGAACCAAATATTTGCGGGATTGCCTCTTACCTATAAGATCTTCGACCGCAATGTGGTAATCAGGACCGAAGAAAAAAGTAAAGTTCCGGTTAACAAAAGCAATGTAGATACCGAGTCGAAAAAGGCGGAAGATATTCGGATCAAAGGGAAGGTTGTCGATGAAAGTCAAAGCCCGCTACCGGGAGCCAATATCCTCCTGAAAGGTTCCCAGAAGGGGGCTGTCACCGATGTGGATGGCCACTTTGAGATTGACGTACCCACTACGCAATCCGTATTGGTTTTCTCTTTTGTCGGGTATCTCACCGTCGAAAAGGTGGTAAACAATCAGACTATTCTTGACATCGTGTTGATGCAGGATAAAAAGCATTTGGAGGAATTGGTTGTAGTCGGCTATGGCAGCCAAAAGAAAGTCACCCTTACCGGAAGCGTCAGCACCATCAGCAGCGAGAAGGTTAAAAATAATCCGATCGCAAATGTATCACAAGCCCTACAGGGCACCATTGCCGGTGCAACCGTAACCAACACCAATACGCCGGGCGGTGATTCAAAAATACGTATCCGGGGACTGAGCACAATCAATAATAATAACCCGCTGTGGATTGTCGACGGAGTGCCTCGGACGGGTGGAATCAATCAACTCAGTCCTTCTGAAATTGAATCGGTTACTGTCTTAAAAGATGCATCTGCGACAGCCATTTATGGTGCGCGGGGAGCGAATGGTGTTATTTTGGTAACCACGATCAAAGGAAGGAAATCTCAACCGGTGGAGGTATCCTTCAGTGCGCGCATCGGCACGATGAAGAATTTCAAACGGTATGACATGTTAAATACACAGGAGTATGCAGAATTACTCTGGATGCAAGCCAAAAATTCCGGTATCAAGCCTTCACACCCTATTTTTGGAAGCGGCGAAACCCCGCACCTCCCGCAGTATCTGATCCCGGCCGGGGCAGACCAGGTAGACGAAAGTCAGTATAACCGTTTTACCTACCCGATCACCAAGTTCAACCATGCCGGCACAGACTGGTACAAAGAAATCCTGAATTCGGGATTTACGAGGGATTACAGCCTGAGTATTGTGGGAGGAACCGAAAATACGGTTTACGGATTCGCAGCCAGTGCGTTAAAGGAGGACGGGATGGTAAAAATGACCGGTTTTGACCGCTACAATGTGCGTTCCAATATCTCTTTTAATGTAACAAAATGGTTGGAGATCGGAGAGAGTTTCGGCCTAAGTTATACCAACGACAGCGGTCTGCAAACACAGAACTCCGAAGGGTCTATTTTCGGACAGCTCCTGGATGTTGCAGAGCTCATGCCAGTTTATGATATACGTGGAAACTGGGCACCTCTTACCCGGCTGACAGGCATACAGGCCAACCTTTATCATCCGCTGGCCGAATTGGATTACTATAAAGACAGTGAAACCCAGAACCTGACTTTTATCGGGAACATGTACGCCAGGGCAAACCTGACAAAGAATCTCGCAGTTAAGTCGCAGTACGGGTTAAATTATGGTTATACCCATACCAAAACTCCGCTGGAAATCAATCCGGAGAGTTATATAGCAAGGGCATTTCCTGAACTTTCTGAAAGCTACAACAAGGCCTATACCTGGAACTGGGTGAACACGATGGAGTATAAAAACACGTTCAGAGGAAAACATACGCTGGACATCCTTGCAGGCAGCGAGGCCCTGGGCAGCGTTTCACAATCCCTGGGCGCATCGCGAAACCGGTTTTTGACAACAACGCCAAGTTATTGGGTGATTGATGCCGGGGAAGGCAATATCCAAAACTCGGGAACAATGAGCGACTGGTCGACCTTTTCGTTGTTTGGTCGTGTCAACTATGATTTTAAGGACAAATACCTGCTCACCCTAACCCTGCGCCGGGACGGATCTTCCCGATTTGGTACAAACAACCGATATGGAATGTTTCCGGCCATGTCCGCGGGATGGGTTCTTTCTGACGAATCTTTTATTAACAGCAAGACACAATCCTGGCTTAATTTTGCAAAACTACGGCTGAGCTGGGGGAAATCCGGAAACGATCAGATCGGGAATTACAATTCCTTTACCACATTTAACCAGAGCCGGGACATGTCGTATTACCCCATCAACGGCAACAATAACGAATTGACAACGGGGTTTCAATCGGCAGTTTTCGGAAACCCCAATGCCAAATGGGAGACGACGGCTACCACCAACGTAGGTCTGGATTTAACGCTCTTTAATAACTTTTTCGTCGAGCTCGACCTCTGGCAGCGCAGCACCCGGGATATGTTGTACCAGGTAAGCATCCCGATGGTAAACGGCCAGGCAACGGTACCGTCCGTGAACATTGGAGATATGGACAATCGGGGCGTTGATTTGCAGATTGACTATCGGAACCAGAGTAAAAATGCGCAGATCAAATACAATGTCGGAATGAGTGTGACTCATTACCGCAATAAAATCGTCAAACTCTCTGAGAACGATGCAGAAGTTATTATTGGAGGAGCAATCAGGGACCAGATTTACACCAGGGCACAGATCGGCACCTCATTCCCTCAGTTTTTTGGATATCAGGTCGACGGTATTTTCCAAACTACCCAGGAGGTAGCCGAACATCCGGCATTTGGCAACTACAATGCACCCGGACGGTTCAAGTTCAGGGACGTAAACAACGATGGTATTATTGATGACAAAGACCGGACCTATGTTGGCAATCCGCATCCGGATTTGACAATCGGGCTTAACGGAAATGTGCAATACAAAAATTTCGATCTCGGATTGTCCTTTTATGCTAGTCTGGGTAATGACATTATGAATGTCAACCGACGGGCGCTGGATTTTAATTTATTCCAAAAAAACAGATCAAAAAGACGGCTGTATGAGTCCTGGGGAAGTCCGTACCTGGCAAGCAATGCTGACGCAAAAATGCCCATTGCGGAAGTCAATGATGTGACCAGTCAGCTTCCTTCATCTTATTATGTGGAAGACGGGAGTTTCCTGAGATTCCAGTCAGCCCAATTGGGCTTCACCGTACCAAAGAAACTACTGAGCAAAATAGCAATGAGAGAACTGCGGCTATCGGCGATGGTTACAAATCTGTTCACCATCACCAGGTATTCGGGGCTGGACCCTCAGATTCAAACGTCGGACAGCAGTTTTGGTGTGGACATTGGTGAATGGCCAACGCCCAGAAGATTTGTAATTGGCTTAAATTTTAAATTCTAA
- a CDS encoding FecR family protein yields MGTHHSRLAELFRLYYHNIATDREIEELKGLVREEKDDRQLLLLIDHAWSELSEQEKIIDSEKSSKMLAFILEPASQKANGEDSNFGEVDECREKSRPLWYRYIAAVCIIAGGLGLMWGMWKKTHRPVGQNQVAAVNQIAPAGNRATLTLADGSQIALDQAAEGVLAVQGKTEINKSEDGTIVYKAVREHDLAVEHGSNTISTPRGGRYEIVLPDGSKAWLNTASSITFPTTFKKNERSVSIQGEVFFEVVHDQSRPFKVSFTGGEVNVLGTSFNVRNYPDEEMSRTTLVKGSVILTNKRGSSRLIPGEQASIDKGGTINKSVANMEEVVAWKNGVFYFEDAGIQTVMKEVSRWYDVDVGFEGEPTIRRFSGKVSRDASIFEFMNILNYIGVKYRIEGRRITITK; encoded by the coding sequence ATGGGTACACACCACAGTCGATTGGCGGAACTTTTCCGACTCTACTACCACAACATTGCCACAGATCGTGAAATTGAGGAGCTAAAGGGACTCGTCAGGGAAGAAAAAGATGACAGGCAGCTTTTGTTGTTGATCGATCATGCATGGAGTGAGCTGAGCGAGCAGGAGAAAATCATTGATTCAGAAAAAAGCTCAAAGATGCTGGCTTTCATTCTCGAACCGGCCTCCCAGAAAGCGAACGGGGAAGACTCAAACTTTGGAGAGGTAGACGAGTGCAGAGAAAAGAGCAGGCCCTTGTGGTACCGATACATTGCGGCAGTATGCATTATTGCCGGTGGGCTGGGGCTCATGTGGGGAATGTGGAAGAAGACCCATAGGCCGGTAGGGCAGAACCAGGTCGCCGCCGTGAACCAGATTGCTCCCGCGGGTAACAGGGCTACCTTGACCTTGGCAGACGGGTCGCAGATTGCACTGGATCAGGCCGCGGAGGGAGTTCTGGCCGTTCAAGGTAAAACCGAAATCAACAAATCAGAGGATGGAACCATTGTTTACAAGGCAGTTAGAGAGCATGATCTTGCAGTAGAACATGGGTCAAATACCATTTCAACACCACGGGGCGGAAGGTATGAAATTGTATTGCCGGATGGGAGCAAAGCATGGTTGAACACGGCTTCTTCCATTACTTTTCCTACTACATTCAAAAAAAATGAGCGGAGTGTGTCCATTCAGGGAGAAGTATTTTTTGAAGTAGTTCACGATCAGTCAAGGCCATTTAAGGTCTCATTCACCGGTGGAGAGGTAAATGTTCTGGGAACCAGTTTCAATGTAAGAAATTATCCTGACGAGGAAATGTCCAGGACCACCTTGGTAAAAGGATCGGTGATCCTCACCAACAAGCGGGGCAGCAGTCGCCTGATCCCCGGAGAGCAGGCAAGTATTGACAAGGGCGGAACGATCAACAAAAGCGTTGCGAATATGGAAGAGGTCGTTGCCTGGAAGAACGGGGTGTTTTATTTTGAGGATGCCGGAATTCAAACCGTCATGAAAGAAGTAAGCAGGTGGTATGACGTGGATGTCGGGTTTGAAGGTGAGCCTACCATCCGAAGGTTTTCGGGTAAGGTTTCACGGGATGCCAGTATTTTTGAATTTATGAACATCCTTAATTATATCGGTGTAAAATACCGGATAGAAGGAAGAAGGATCACGATAACCAAGTGA
- a CDS encoding RagB/SusD family nutrient uptake outer membrane protein translates to MKKIFSLIVLIPLQLVMQSCGESFLYKEPKGTVIPESLNTLDGVNYLLIGAYSLLDGWGSGTANQQNMSAAASIKNWVWNSASDDSYKGSTPGDLSPAGEIEQYVALPTNIMIEYKWQVHYDGISRCNDVLRAIKNAGSAIDESNRKILEGQARFLRGLYHFRMQVMHYQVPYISEEVEDPSKVPNDRLIWDDLEKDLQFALDNLPERFAGNPGRATKFAAITAKAYVHMFQKEYSEAKTLLDMVINSKKFALVDSFYHNYTSYTENNVESIFEIQYSVNDGTTQGRNGNSDSWLTLPYNRYLPTCCGFFQPSDDLVNAFKVDANGLPLLGINGPRYNDTPLPNDMGINPEETFVPPGHLFDPRLDWTVGRRGIPYLDWGIHSGRDFVRDQDNGGPYAGKKQMYYKREAATAAESTFARANAKNFRFYRYAHVLLWRAECAIEENDLVYAKELINQVRRRASNDIVYGKVKNTSFGPSIPIVVDYTEPAANYKLGEYTTFPSQAYAREALRMELRLETALEGNRFFDLVRWGIDQQVLSKFIANDSKYRSFMGGTSYAPRNAKWPLPQSQIDLQKGVLIQDPNY, encoded by the coding sequence ATGAAAAAAATTTTTTCTCTCATCGTTCTCATTCCTTTGCAGCTTGTGATGCAATCCTGTGGGGAGAGTTTCTTATACAAAGAGCCCAAGGGTACTGTTATTCCCGAATCGTTGAATACCCTCGACGGCGTCAATTATTTGCTTATAGGAGCATATTCCTTATTGGATGGATGGGGAAGCGGCACGGCCAACCAGCAAAATATGTCCGCGGCAGCGTCCATCAAAAACTGGGTCTGGAACTCAGCTTCGGATGACTCCTATAAGGGAAGTACACCGGGCGATTTATCTCCCGCAGGTGAGATTGAGCAATATGTGGCATTGCCGACCAATATTATGATCGAATACAAATGGCAGGTTCACTACGATGGTATTTCCAGATGCAATGACGTATTGAGAGCGATCAAGAATGCTGGATCAGCGATTGATGAAAGCAACCGGAAAATTTTGGAAGGACAGGCCCGTTTTCTCAGGGGGCTGTATCATTTCAGAATGCAGGTCATGCATTATCAGGTCCCCTATATATCCGAAGAAGTGGAGGACCCAAGCAAGGTGCCCAATGACAGGTTAATCTGGGATGATCTAGAAAAGGACTTACAGTTTGCTCTCGATAACCTGCCGGAGCGTTTCGCCGGGAATCCGGGCAGAGCTACGAAATTCGCTGCCATTACGGCAAAAGCGTATGTCCATATGTTCCAAAAGGAGTACAGTGAAGCCAAAACCTTACTGGACATGGTCATTAACAGTAAGAAATTTGCCCTGGTGGATAGCTTTTACCATAATTATACCTCCTATACTGAGAATAATGTTGAATCTATCTTTGAAATTCAATATTCCGTCAATGACGGCACGACGCAGGGCCGGAACGGAAATTCCGATTCCTGGCTGACGTTGCCGTATAACCGGTACCTTCCAACCTGTTGCGGTTTTTTTCAACCTTCCGATGATTTGGTGAATGCATTTAAAGTGGATGCGAATGGGCTGCCATTGTTGGGAATCAATGGACCCAGGTACAATGATACACCGCTGCCCAATGATATGGGGATTAACCCCGAGGAAACTTTTGTACCCCCGGGCCACCTGTTCGACCCCCGACTGGACTGGACGGTCGGCAGGAGAGGAATTCCCTATCTGGACTGGGGTATACACTCCGGGAGAGATTTTGTGAGGGATCAGGATAATGGCGGTCCATATGCCGGAAAAAAGCAGATGTACTATAAAAGGGAAGCTGCGACCGCTGCCGAATCCACATTTGCGAGGGCAAACGCAAAAAATTTCAGATTCTACCGATACGCCCATGTTCTGTTATGGAGGGCTGAATGTGCGATAGAGGAAAATGATCTGGTTTATGCCAAGGAATTGATCAATCAGGTGCGGCGGAGAGCCTCGAATGACATTGTGTACGGAAAGGTAAAAAACACATCGTTTGGGCCATCGATCCCGATTGTAGTTGATTATACAGAGCCGGCTGCGAATTATAAACTTGGCGAGTATACCACATTCCCGAGCCAGGCCTATGCCCGGGAAGCGCTCCGAATGGAACTACGCCTGGAAACAGCCCTTGAAGGCAACCGCTTTTTTGATCTTGTTCGCTGGGGAATTGACCAACAGGTGCTTTCTAAATTCATTGCCAACGATTCGAAGTACAGGAGCTTTATGGGCGGAACAAGTTATGCTCCCAGAAATGCCAAATGGCCATTGCCTCAAAGCCAGATCGATTTGCAAAAAGGAGTTTTGATACAGGATCCCAATTACTAA
- a CDS encoding gluconate 2-dehydrogenase subunit 3 family protein, protein MDRRSALIQMGVTAGGILAFTACRNNDKKTISSAYAKLGISEKEVGFLGDLAEVIIPSDPEVKGSDALDLKAFVLLMVNDCMKKQDQEIYMIGLRAFQKSVENQDLKDKAMETAFIKGLSGNDENPEEKSVKVFLLTTKQYTIQGFLTSKYFMTEIMPYEMMPGKFDGKFRITPGHKVNIYG, encoded by the coding sequence ATGGATAGAAGGTCTGCTTTGATTCAGATGGGCGTGACTGCGGGCGGGATCCTGGCTTTTACTGCCTGCCGCAATAACGATAAGAAGACTATTTCATCGGCATATGCAAAGCTGGGGATTTCGGAAAAGGAAGTTGGTTTTCTAGGGGATTTGGCAGAGGTGATCATCCCGTCGGACCCTGAGGTGAAAGGTTCGGATGCGTTGGATTTGAAGGCTTTCGTATTGTTGATGGTCAATGACTGCATGAAAAAGCAGGATCAGGAAATATACATGATTGGATTACGGGCTTTTCAAAAATCCGTCGAAAATCAGGACTTAAAAGACAAGGCCATGGAAACCGCTTTCATTAAGGGATTAAGCGGGAACGATGAGAATCCGGAAGAAAAATCCGTCAAGGTGTTCCTATTGACCACCAAGCAGTATACCATTCAAGGGTTTCTTACTTCCAAATACTTCATGACCGAAATCATGCCTTACGAAATGATGCCTGGAAAGTTCGACGGTAAATTCCGGATTACTCCGGGCCACAAGGTGAATATATACGGATAA
- a CDS encoding sugar phosphate isomerase/epimerase family protein: protein MLNRREFIHSASGMMGSAMLADLPSHWLDRDAKAWKLNYMISSCLYGYMDLDTILAEVVKNGAAAIDIWPKVHGNQREQLDELGEDQFRQLLKKHKTSLGCITQYKLGPFALAEEMKLASRFGTKIIVTGAKGEKGLTGDALKNEVKKFAQNLRPTIAQAERHDLVVAIENHSSSLIFTPDSIKWLLEFVPQKNVGIAFAPYHLEHTAEEMAALIRHIGPRLTLFYAWQHGKGSNGNMSKAEELQQLPGQGPLDFIPLLSALKEINYTGWTEIFMHSFPRGEAVAKTAGGVTAQLNVSRKYLETCISKI, encoded by the coding sequence ATGCTCAACAGACGAGAATTTATTCACTCAGCGTCAGGTATGATGGGGTCGGCGATGCTGGCCGACCTCCCATCGCACTGGCTGGACAGGGATGCAAAGGCCTGGAAGCTCAATTACATGATTTCCTCCTGTTTATATGGTTATATGGACCTTGATACCATTCTTGCCGAAGTGGTAAAAAATGGGGCAGCGGCAATCGATATATGGCCTAAAGTCCATGGCAATCAGCGGGAGCAGCTGGATGAGCTGGGTGAAGATCAATTCCGGCAGCTTTTGAAAAAGCATAAAACCTCGCTTGGATGCATTACGCAATATAAGCTGGGCCCGTTTGCCTTGGCAGAAGAGATGAAGCTGGCATCTCGGTTTGGGACCAAAATCATCGTTACCGGGGCAAAGGGAGAAAAGGGACTGACTGGCGACGCATTGAAAAACGAGGTAAAGAAATTTGCCCAGAACCTTCGGCCCACCATTGCCCAGGCAGAGCGGCATGACCTGGTGGTTGCGATCGAAAACCATTCCTCTTCGCTGATCTTCACACCGGACTCGATCAAATGGTTGCTGGAATTTGTCCCTCAAAAGAACGTCGGGATTGCTTTTGCCCCATACCATTTGGAGCATACCGCAGAGGAAATGGCTGCATTGATCCGGCATATCGGGCCGCGGTTGACTTTATTTTATGCCTGGCAGCATGGTAAGGGGAGCAATGGAAATATGAGCAAAGCTGAGGAGCTGCAGCAACTCCCCGGTCAGGGCCCGCTGGATTTTATTCCATTACTGTCTGCTTTAAAAGAGATCAACTATACTGGATGGACGGAGATCTTTATGCATTCTTTTCCACGAGGTGAGGCCGTTGCAAAAACAGCCGGTGGGGTGACCGCGCAGCTGAATGTGTCACGAAAATATCTTGAAACTTGTATTTCTAAAATATAA
- a CDS encoding DJ-1/PfpI/YhbO family deglycase/protease has translation MATPFVLGGSRKARANAGQPAKTRNILMPIGDATEAVDTLYPFFRLQEEGFKVTVCGPEARIYHMVTHEVPPNAVIRWDITQEAPGYHITAEKAFRDIRPEEYDGIFVSGGRAPEYLRYDKDLLRITRHFFETNKPVSVVCHGVEILAAAGVIKNRKLTTVAKCELDITQVGGVYVADPMVVDGNLISCRTWHDFNTPYMKLFVEQVLKLKS, from the coding sequence ATGGCTACCCCCTTTGTGTTAGGAGGAAGCCGTAAAGCCCGGGCCAATGCCGGGCAACCTGCAAAGACCCGCAATATCCTGATGCCGATTGGCGACGCAACCGAAGCCGTCGATACCCTTTATCCTTTCTTTCGCTTGCAGGAAGAAGGTTTTAAAGTAACGGTTTGCGGCCCCGAAGCTCGCATATACCATATGGTTACACATGAAGTCCCCCCGAACGCCGTTATTCGATGGGATATTACCCAGGAGGCACCGGGCTATCACATTACTGCGGAGAAAGCTTTCAGAGACATTCGTCCTGAAGAGTACGACGGCATTTTCGTCTCTGGCGGAAGAGCGCCTGAATATTTAAGATATGATAAGGATCTGCTAAGGATCACGCGGCATTTTTTCGAAACCAATAAACCGGTATCGGTGGTTTGCCATGGCGTGGAAATACTGGCTGCGGCAGGGGTTATCAAAAACAGAAAGTTAACGACTGTGGCCAAATGCGAGCTGGACATTACGCAGGTGGGCGGCGTTTATGTAGCTGATCCTATGGTGGTGGATGGTAATCTGATCAGTTGCCGGACCTGGCATGATTTCAATACGCCGTACATGAAGCTTTTCGTGGAACAGGTATTAAAGCTAAAAAGTTGA